A region of the Candidatus Hydrogenedentota bacterium genome:
TGCCTTCGGTGAAGGTGAAGAGGCGGCTCATGGGCGTGGAATGGTGGCGGCCGTGGAAGCGCGTGAGCGCCGAGACGTTGGCGAAGTTCACGCCCCACTTCCGCTCGATGTGGGAGCGACCTCCCGTGCGATCATCGGGGTTGGTGTGGGTGTGTCCGCCGAGCCACAGGTCGATGGCCCCTTCGTGCTCCGCGAGATAGCGTTCGAAGGCCTGGGCGTCGGGCTGTTCCCCGAGCCAGTAGAGATAGGAAGCGCCCATGGGCCCGCCATCGGCGTAGTACCCGTGGAGGTTGGATCTCCAGTTACCCTGCTCGTCTTTCACATAGCCCTCCCAGGGGCCTGAGGCCACGGTGGTCTCTTTGAGCATGTGGTGGTGCGCGGAGATGATGATGCTGTCGGGATTGGCCTCCACCTGCGCCTTCCACCAGTCGAAAGTTTCCGGCATCACCGCGCCGGAAGGATAGCCTCCACGCTCGCCGCGGCCCACGGGCGGCCCCATATCGTTGCGATCACTCATCATGAGGAAGAGGAGATTGCCCGCGCGAAAGCTGTAGCGTTCCCACGTGCCCTCGACGGGATAAGGCATTCGCTTCGGGTCCACACCGGAATGGGCCGTATTTTCGCCGGTGGGGTCGATCCACTTCTTGAACCACCACTGGGTTTCCTCGTCCTTGTAGGTCGCGTCGTGGTTACCCGCCACGCAATAAATCGCCTCGCGCCGATGGTGCTTCAACGCTCCGAACTGACGGACGATCTCCGCGCCTTCTTCATCCTTGGGTGAGCCCTGGTTCCCCGAAAAGTCTCCCAGGTTCACCGCGATATCCCAGTCGAAGCCGGGTCCTTCGCTCTGGCGCAGCGCATCGGCCAGGCTCTCGCGGCCCTGCTTGAGATCGGTGCCCACATGGGCGTCGGACATGGCCCAGAGTCGAAACTGGCGGGGAGATTCGATGGCATCCGCGGCCGCGACGTGCCGCGAAACTGTGCCGAGGGTGAATGCCTGCGCGGCCCGACGCGAAAACTCGCGGCGGGTCATCCCACGCCGGTGCTTTCCTGTTGGTTTGTTTTGAATGTCCATACTCATCCTGTCTATTGCTGCTCAGCGACTGCTGCATCGGCAATAGATTGCGCAATTGCAACGATTGGATCAACAACGCCATGGTTACTGGCGAGACACAGTGAAAGAGTTTTCCCACAGATCCACACAGATCCGCACAGATAAGTAAAAATGGTTCATCCGGTTTGACGGTACATTTTGTTCGGACCGAGAATGCCAGGTGCGTCAA
Encoded here:
- a CDS encoding metallophosphoesterase yields the protein MTRREFSRRAAQAFTLGTVSRHVAAADAIESPRQFRLWAMSDAHVGTDLKQGRESLADALRQSEGPGFDWDIAVNLGDFSGNQGSPKDEEGAEIVRQFGALKHHRREAIYCVAGNHDATYKDEETQWWFKKWIDPTGENTAHSGVDPKRMPYPVEGTWERYSFRAGNLLFLMMSDRNDMGPPVGRGERGGYPSGAVMPETFDWWKAQVEANPDSIIISAHHHMLKETTVASGPWEGYVKDEQGNWRSNLHGYYADGGPMGASYLYWLGEQPDAQAFERYLAEHEGAIDLWLGGHTHTNPDDRTGGRSHIERKWGVNFANVSALTRFHGRHHSTPMSRLFTFTEGSAQVRVQCYLHTADFAPQGWYDAEERILDLGKAFRM